In Engraulis encrasicolus isolate BLACKSEA-1 chromosome 24, IST_EnEncr_1.0, whole genome shotgun sequence, a single genomic region encodes these proteins:
- the LOC134440736 gene encoding uncharacterized protein LOC134440736, which yields MAQLNTDRRELLYRPNTLGWKEQYVSAVHMKLADLRGICRNQYLNKEISEPGEWTRYEVPHYPHPVEFHASTIAHETNEVGARGILQSGGFKGLDRELLWWHPQFSTEEVAAAEQRYLDKVFPERTEGQRRRHEERPFLHHFTTSHAFTDESRFGNFHFSFQLEEILQAYSTQFCAGQRPVFRKYETVIYRQNITYKVLVHSPSVDHYDCFPILGDNEDVCAYSNGEIIWHAQAICGTHTLELNIARNRQHLVAMGTRNEEFYAWDVVSLALHVPKRRIFQVSEEALKAALTACGPDDLHLNDGMMSLDEAEAIVNQMRAT from the exons ATGGCTCAACTTAATACTGACCGG AGGGAGCTACTCTATAGACCCAACACCCTGGGATGGAAGGAGCAGTATGTGAGTGCTGTCCATATGAAACTAGCTGACCTGAGGGGCATCTGCAGGAACCAATATCTCAATAAGGAGATTTCTGAACCAGGGGAATGGACCAGATATGAAGTTCCACATTATCCTCATCCTGTAGAGTTCCACGCGTCCACAATAGCCCATGAGACAAATGAAGTTGGCGCTAGAGGTATCCTTCAAAGCGGTGGGTTTAAGGGGTTGGATCGTGAGCTACTGTGGTGGCATCCTCAGTTTAGTACAGAAGAGGTTGCTGCTGCAGAGCAGAGGTACCTGGACAAGGTGTTCCCTGAACGCACTGAGGGCCAGAggaggagacatgaggagagacCTTTTCTGCACCACTTCACCACCTCTCATGCCTTTACTGACGAGTCTCGCTTCGGAAATTTTCATTTCTCCTTCCAGCTGGAGGAGATTCTACAGGCATACAGCACACAGTTCTGTGCCGGGCAGAGGCCGGTCTTCAGAAAGTACGAGACTGTGATCTACCGTCAGAATATCACATACAAGGTATTGGTCCACAGTCCTTCTGTTGACCACTATGACTGCTTCCCCATACTAGGTGATAATGAGGATGTGTGTGCTTACAGCAATGGCGAGATTATCTGGCATGCTCAGGCCATCTGCGGAACTCACACATTAGAACTTAATATAGCTAGAAATCGGCAACACTTAGTAGCAATGGGGACAAGAAATGAGGAGTTTTATGCATGGGATGTGGTTAGTCTGGCCTTGCATGTGCCAAAAAGGAGAATTTTTCAAGTTTCTGAGGAGGCACTGAAGGCGGCTCTCACAGCTTGTGGTCCCGATGATCTTCATCTAAACGATGGAATGATGAGCTTGGATGAGGCAGAAGCCATAGTAAATCAAATGAGGGCAACTTAA